The proteins below are encoded in one region of Saccharomyces kudriavzevii IFO 1802 strain IFO1802 genome assembly, chromosome: 5:
- the PCM1 gene encoding phosphoacetylglucosamine mutase PCM1 (similar to Saccharomyces cerevisiae PCM1 (YEL058W); ancestral locus Anc_6.11), with translation MKIDYEQLRKLYDETCRTKNVQYSYGTAGFRTLAKDLDTVMFTTGILAVLRSLKLQGQYVGVMITASHNPYQDNGVKIVEPDGSMLLASWEPYAMQLANAASFATHFEEFYAELVKLIELEKIDLGASNVAPHIVVGRDSRESSPYLLRCLTSTMASVFHARVLDLGCVTTPQLHYITDLSNRREREGDSALAAATEQDYYSFFIGAFNELFTTYDMEKRLSVPKLFIDTANGIGGPQLKKLLASKDWVVPSDQIEIINDKSDVPKLLNSECGADYVKTNQRLPKGLSPSSFESLYCSFDGDADRVVFYYVDSELKFHLLDGDKISTLFAKFLSKQLEMANLERSLKIGVVQTAYANGSSTAYIKDTLHCPVSCTKTGVKHLHHEAATQYDIGIYFEANGHGTIIFSEKFHQTIESELSKPNGHTLALKTLSCFAKLINQTVGDAMSDMLAVLATLAILKMAPMNWDEEYKDLPNKLVKCIVPDRSIFQTTDQERKLQNPVGLQSKIDSVIAKYPMGRSFVRASGTEDAVRVYAECQDMSKLDQFCNEIVGYVKASV, from the coding sequence ATGAAGATTGATTACGAGCAATTGCGCAAACTCTACGATGAGACGTGCCGCACAAAGAATGTGCAGTACAGTTACGGTACGGCCGGGTTCAGGACGCTGGCCAAGGACTTGGACACGGTGATGTTCACCACTGGTATACTGGCCGTGCTCAGGTCGCTGAAACTCCAGGGCCAGTACGTCGGGGTCATGATCACGGCGTCGCACAACCCGTACCAGGACAATGGGGTCAAGATCGTGGAACCGGATGGATCGATGCTGTTGGCCAGCTGGGAGCCGTATGCCATGCAGCTGGCCAACGCTGCCTCGTTTGCAACCCATTTCGAAGAGTTCTATGCTGAGCTGGTCAAGTTGATCGAGCTCGAAAAGATTGATTTGGGCGCTAGCAACGTTGCGCCGCACATTGTGGTCGGAAGAGACTCCAGGGAAAGCAGTCCCTATTTGCTACGTTGTTTGACCTCCACCATGGCCAGCGTCTTCCACGCGCGAGTCTTGGACCTGGGTTGTGTCACTACGCCCCAATTGCATTACATCACCGATTTGTCCAACAGGCGCGAGCGAGAAGGCGACTCTGCACTCGCAGCGGCCACAGAGCAAGACTACTATTCGTTCTTTATCGGCGCCTTTAACGAACTCTTCACCACGTATGACATGGAGAAGAGGCTTTCTGTGCCCAAGTTGTTCATCGATACAGCGAACGGCATTGGCGGTCcgcaattgaaaaaattgttggcCTCCAAGGATTGGGTCGTGCCATCGGACCAGATCGAGATCATCAATGACAAGTCGGATGTTCCGAAATTACTGAATTCCGAGTGTGGCGCCGATTATGTAAAGACCAACCAGAGGCTGCCCAAGGGTCTCTCTCCATCTTCGTTTGAGTCGCTATATTGCTCCTTCGACGGTGATGCGGACAGGGTCGTATTCTACTATGTTGACTCTGAATTGAAGTTCCATCTGTTAGACGGTGACAAAATTTCCACTTTGTTTGCGAAATTCCTGTCTAAGCAACTGGAAATGGCTAACTTGGAGCGTTCTTTGAAGATCGGTGTGGTGCAAACTGCCTATGCGAACGGTAGTTCCACCGCTTATATCAAGGATACGTTGCATTGTCCCGTGTCGTGCACCAAGACGGGTGTCAAGCATTTGCACCACGAAGCTGCCACCCAGTACGATATCGGTATTTATTTTGAGGCAAATGGTCATGGTACAATCATCTTCAGCGAAAAATTCCATCAGACCATCGAATCGGAACTATCCAAACCAAATGGTCATACGTTagctttgaaaactttgAGCTGTTTTGCTAAATTAATCAATCAGACCGTGGGAGATGCGATGTCCGATATGTTGGCGGTTCTTGCCACTCTGgcgattttgaaaatggcCCCAATGAATTGGGATGAAGAGTATAAGGATTTGCCCAACAAGTTGGTCAAATGTATCGTTCCCGACAGATCGATTTTCCAAACCACGGATCAGGAAAGGAAACTGCAAAATCCGGTGGGCCTGCAAAGCAAGATAGACTCTGTGATAGCCAAGTATCCAATGGGGAGGAGTTTTGTCCGGGCCAGTGGTACTGAGGATGCAGTCAGAGTCTATGCGGAATGTCAGGACATGTCTAAATTAGACCAGTTCTGCAACGAAATCGTGGGGTACGTCAAAGCATCTGTCTGA
- the SDD1 gene encoding Sdd1p (similar to Saccharomyces cerevisiae YEL057C) — protein sequence MANGGIQKNDNTTNFKVAQFSTYSKEIEIIMKKITFLERNITQQLDTLPHFPKTLPPSHKTCRCRTSKPRESWSNQLKNLLGIYSKEEISTLDNLAATLHDQVLKLQAKLFPIAILKQVHLDNNNVENRKILKEVTYEYLSKENCQRERKFGAFIVKRIFFGDLSLGVSILVNRVTFETVTSSIVIVSSSFIENDFFYEDYLILGCKVRRRKKFKRKILFISNTINFNYQTKV from the coding sequence ATGGCAAATGGTGGGATCCAGAAGAATGACAATACGACCAATTTCAAAGTCGCACAATTCTCGACTTactcaaaagaaattgaaatcattatgaagaaaataacatTTCTGGAAAGAAATATTACTCAACAATTAGATACTCTCCCTCATTTCCCGAAGACTTTGCCGCCAAGTCACAAAACCTGCAGATGTAGAACGAGCAAGCCAAGGGAAAGTTGGAGCAATCAGCTGAAAAACTTATTGGGCATTTACTCCAAGGAGGAAATTTCTACTTTGGACAATTTAGCCGCAACGTTACACGACCAAGTCCTAAAGCTTCAAGCTAAACTGTTCCCCATTGCTATACTGAAACAGGTTCATCTTGATAATAACAACGTAGAAAATaggaaaattttgaaagaggtAACTTACGAGTATCTCTCTAAGGAAAACTGCCAacgagaaagaaaatttggagCATTCATCGTTAAgaggattttttttggcgaTTTGTCCCTTGGTGTTTCCATATTAGTCAACCGAGTAACCTTTGAAACAGTGACATCATCTATTGTAATAGTGAGTAGTTCATTCATCGaaaatgatttcttttACGAGGACTATTTGATATTAGGTTGCAAAGTGAGACGAcggaaaaaattcaagagaAAGATCTTATTTATTTCCAACACCATAAATTTTAATTATCAAACTAAAGTGTAA
- the HAT2 gene encoding Hat2p (similar to Saccharomyces cerevisiae HAT2 (YEL056W); ancestral locus Anc_6.9): protein MEGQEKPLSVDEEYDLWKSNVPLMYDFVSETRLTWPSLTVQWLPTPVQQPKGGFIKQELIIGTHTSGEEENYLKFAEINLPKEVLNNENPQEQAEMGDEASLPPPRSNIRITAKYEHEEEITRARYMPQDPNMVATINGQGTVFLYSRSDGLQSTLKFHKDNGYALSFSPLIKGHLLSGSDDHSVALWDVSGGSDSTTPIRTWDDLHSDIVNDSKWHNFNKDLFGTVSEDSLLKINDIRAENTTIDTAKCPQPFNTLAFSHHSSNILAAAGMDSHVYLYDLRNMKEPLHHMSGHEDAVTNLEFSPHVDGVVVSSGSDNRLIMWDLKQIGAEQTPDDAEDGVPELIMVHAGHRSAVNDFDLNAQVPWLIASTEEENILQVWKCSHSLPIVGGLPKINKDIVG from the coding sequence ATGGAAGGTCAAGAGAAACCGCTTTCTGTGGATGAAGAGTACGATTTGTGGAAGTCCAACGTTCCATTAATGTATGACTTCGTTAGCGAAACACGTTTAACATGGCCATCTTTAACCGTTCAATGGCTTCCCACACCTGTTCAACAACCGAAAGGTGGCTTTATTAAACAAGAGTTGATCATTGGCACGCATACATCcggtgaagaagaaaattatctGAAGTTCGCCGAAATTAACCTACCAAAGGAAGTATTGAACAACGAAAACCCACAAGAACAAGCAGAAATGGGTGATGAGGCTTCTTTACCTCCCCCCAGATCAAACATCAGAATTACCGCTAAGTATGAgcatgaagaagaaattactAGAGCCCGATATATGCCTCAAGACCCTAATATGGTAGCTACCATAAATGGACAGGGTACAgtctttctttattctcGCTCAGATGGCCTTCAGTCCACGCTAAAATTCCATAAAGATAACGGGTATGCTTTGTCATTTAGTCCTCTTATCAAAGGACATTTGTTATCCGGATCAGATGATCATTCTGTCGCTCTATGGGATGTGAGTGGAGGCAGTGATTCCACGACACCAATACGAACTTGGGATGATTTACATTCTGATATTGTCAATGATAGCAAATGGCATAACTTTAATAAAGATTTGTTCGGCACCGTGTCAGAAGATTCTCTTCTGAAAATTAATGACATCAGAGCAGAAAATACCACTATCGACACTGCCAAGTGCCCGCAACCTTTCAACACACTAGCATTTAGTCACCATTCTTCAAACATACTGGCCGCGGCAGGTATGGACTCACACGTTTACTTATATGACCTGAGAAATATGAAAGAACCTTTGCACCATATGTCAGGCCACGAAGATGCAGTGACCAACTTAGAATTTTCACCTCATGTCGATGGTGTGGTCGTTTCCAGTGGATCAGACAATAGGTTGATTATGTGGGATCTGAAGCAGATTGGTGCAGAACAAACACCTGATGACGCAGAGGATGGCGTTCCTGAACTGATAATGGTTCATGCAGGTCACAGAAGTGCTGTGAACGATTTTGACTTGAACGCACAAGTGCCTTGGTTGATAGCAAGTACTGAGGAAGAAAACATATTACAAGTTTGGAAGTGTTCCCATAGCTTACCGATCGTGGGAGGCctaccaaaaataaacaaagacATAGTGGGCTAA
- the POL5 gene encoding DNA-directed DNA polymerase (similar to Saccharomyces cerevisiae POL5 (YEL055C); ancestral locus Anc_6.7), translated as MTGKVNRDLFFKLASDLQEERLHAAVALIKDLSALELPSDAEEWSYVLNRLIKGLASDRNSARLGFSLCLTEVVNLGINMPSGQRPKGLESKNEFLDTLSSILDIYVNDGSKKPVKGKDERGILFGKLFGLKSLLNEPLFSEIFVDDIKKGNTEFVIRFMEQLIDLALRKNWIREPCLFSLFQTIKMLLPFMNESTAVKILLIYDKYDLTLTNEGLSTYLVLKYESDESLIPSTLDLRNSGWKNNDPLARGNLPLLTKVLRDSSVLPDTNGKLQDAKKQKNANWNPRLHFVWDVLLPLFGSGKLENTEHITKKRKKTSGKKVQNSIQFPEFWKMAVDESFFNEKASSERKYLGFLIIDATFKTVPGSCIGSCFSQNVMRTLINQSIDSQRILNKIAQITLESIVKACEEDPIKKLVPCLNAMLFGPHGSINFDKLTKSNIISKLIAIKELPSAVLAQLISAFLLQLQEKRGDLPHTHFILDSLLHIIRAHKVEINDVGIIKPVLTPIIHMAFFKHATDEQEFEQLHELAKERLYSILGELTINKEVNSEDPQINSWQYLTLNLILDIEKSYKADLINPLDESLEKIKNEAISSLAEISKSNTTQSWGLSTLLSMCLIQLYAGETDSISVIEELCEFTKHDNNSMVGITEILLSFLAQKKALLRKLSLIIWQQFIEDVGLEELQILLDVLKARENKQGFAQLFEGEGEFEEINEEENANEGDSKSESESESESDSDESNEKDEEDEANEDVVNIDKEATGALIKALHLPDNIVNDKGEVDMNQLGGLSDDDDDEDEESMDDEKMMELDDQLSEIFKRRKEALSNISTGNQRKVEVKESRENVISFKHRIVDMLTVYVKYCEKLAIANKVENSSNLEGPLSKLVYFIVPMLKCIRETLDKPLADKISKLLKGKIFKIKANTFKILDKNIELMNLLKSTHELMLTSKPGQHASVFFSACSTSSLFLSKLYFEIGGNNALDELIDLYAATTKEWMLKGKFSTNVFIDFTNWLSSKKQNVLDKK; from the coding sequence ATGACCGGGAAAGTCAATAGAgaccttttcttcaaactgGCATCTGATCTGCAAGAAGAACGACTACATGCAGCTGTCGCTCTGATAAAGGACTTATCCGCTTTAGAATTGCCCAGCGATGCAGAAGAATGGTCATACGTATTGAATCGTTTGATTAAGGGTTTAGCATCTGATAGAAATAGCGCAAGACTGGGATTTTCCCTATGTTTGACAGAAGTAGTCAATTTGGGTATCAATATGCCATCTGGTCAACGCCCAAAAGGTttagaatcaaaaaatgaatttttagACACATTGTCATCTATTCTAGATATTTATGTCAATGACGGAAGTAAGAAGCCCGTTAAGGGCAAAGATGAACGTGGGATTCTATTTGGGAAGTTATTCGGtttgaaatcattattGAATGAGCCTTTGTTCTCAGAGATCTTTGTCGATGATATAAAGAAAGGTAACACCGAATTTGTTATACGATTTATGGAACAACTGATTGATTTGGCTTTGAGAAAGAATTGGATCAGAGAACCATGCCTTTTTAGTCTTTTCCAGACTATAAAAATGCTACTGCCATTTATGAATGAGAGTACTGCCGTGAAAATACTTCTGATATATGATAAATATGATTTGACCCTAACGAATGAGGGACTATCGACTTATTTGGTGCTGAAATATGAAAGTGATGAAAGTTTAATTCCTTCAACACTAGATTTGAGAAACTCAGGTTGGAAAAATAACGATCCTCTAGCAAGAGGAAATCTACCTCTTTTAACAAAAGTTTTAAGAGACTCTTCTGTCCTACCAGATACCAATGGGAAGTTACAAGATgcaaaaaagcaaaaaaacgCAAACTGGAACCCTAGGCTTCATTTCGTTTGGGATGTTTTGCTACCGCTGTTTGGTAGTGGgaaattggaaaatacCGAGCATATTaccaagaaaaggaagaaaaccaGCGGCAAAAAGGTTCAGAACTCAATTCAGTTCCCCgagttttggaaaatggcAGTAGATgaatcatttttcaacgaAAAAGCGTCTAgcgaaagaaaatatttagGCTTCTTAATAATTGATGCCACTTTTAAGACAGTGCCGGGCTCTTGCATTGGTTCTTGCTTTAGCCAGAATGTTATGAGAACCTTGATCAACCAATCTATAGATTCacaaagaattttgaacaaaattgCTCAAATAACTCTAGAATCCATAGTGAAAGCCTGTGAAGAAGAcccaataaaaaaattagttCCTTGTTTGAATGCAATGTTATTTGGACCCCATGGTTCCATAAACTTTGATAAGTTAACGAAATCTAATATTATCTCCAAACTTATTGCAATTAAAGAATTACCTTCCGCAGTCCTTGCCCAATTGATTAGTGCATTTTTACTACAATTACAGGAAAAAAGGGGAGACCTTCCTCATACACATTTCATTCTTGATTCCTTACTTCATATAATTCGTGCTCACAAAGTCGAGATCAATGACGTAGGAATAATTAAGCCTGTGTTGACACCGATTATCCATATGGCATTTTTCAAGCATGCAACAGATGAGCAGGAGTTTGAGCAACTACACGAATTAGCAAAAGAGAGGCTTTATTCTATCCTGGGTGAGTTGACAATTAACAAAGAAGTAAACTCCGAAGACCCTCAGATAAACTCCTGGCAATATTTGACGTTAAACTTAATTTTAGATATAGAAAAATCTTATAAAGCTGATTTAATTAATCCACTTGACGAAAGCTtggaaaagataaaaaacGAAGCCATATCTTCTTTGGCTGAAATATCCAAGTCGAATACCACTCAATCCTGGGGGTTAAGCACGTTGTTATCTATGTGCTTGATACAATTATATGCGGGTGAAACTGATTCAATTTCCGTGATCGAAGAATTATGCGAATTCACTAAACACGACAACAATTCAATGGTTGGCATTACTGAAATCTTGCTGTCATTTTTAGCTCAAAAGAAGGCATTACTCAGAAAATTGAGTTTGATAATCTGGCAACAGTTTATTGAAGATGTTGGATTGGAAGAATTACAAATTTTGCTAGATGTTTTGAAAGCCAGAGAAAACAAGCAAGGTTTTGCTCAGCTATTCGAGGGTGAAGGGgagtttgaagaaatcaatgaggaagaaaatgccaaTGAAGGCGATTCGAAAAGCGAAAGTGAGAGTGAAAGTGAGAGTGATAGCGATGAGTCCAATGAAAAGGATGAGGAAGACGAGGCAAATGAAGATGTCGTAAATATCGACAAAGAAGCTACAGGCGCCCTAATAAAAGCTTTACATTTACCTGATAATATAGTCAATGATAAAGGGGAAGTTGACATGAATCAGCTTGGAGGGCTttctgatgatgatgatgatgaagatgaagaatcaatggatgatgaaaagaTGATGGAATTGGATGACCAATTATCCGAAATATTCAAACGCCGTAAAGAAGCTTTATCGAACATATCCACCGGAAACCAAAGAAAGGTGGAAGTGAAAGAATCGAGAGAGAATGTCATTTCCTTCAAGCATAGAATTGTTGATATGTTAACTGTTTATGTCAAATattgtgaaaaattggCCATTGCAAATAAAGTTGAAAACTCTAGCAACCTGGAAGGCCCACTAAGCAAGCTGGTCTATTTTATTGTCCCTATGCTCAAGTGTATCAGAGAGACTCTTGATAAGCCACTTGCGGACAAAATTTCTAAATTGTTGAAGGggaaaatattcaagataAAAGCAAAtacattcaaaattttggacAAAAACATTGAGCTTATGAATTTATTAAAATCAACACACGAGCTAATGCTGACCTCTAAACCGGGTCAACATGCCAGCGTGTTTTTTTCTGCATGCTCAACCagttcattatttttgagTAAATTGtactttgaaattggtGGTAACAATGCGCTCGATGAATTGATTGATTTATATGCTGCAACGACCAAAGAATGGATGCTAAAAGGAAAGTTCAGCACCAATGTTTTCATCGATTTCACCAATTGGctatcttcaaaaaagcaaaatgtATTAGATAAGAAATAA
- the RPL12A gene encoding 60S ribosomal protein uL11 (similar to Saccharomyces cerevisiae RPL12B (YDR418W) and RPL12A (YEL054C); ancestral locus Anc_5.522), protein MPPKFDPNEVKYLYLRAVGGEVGASAALAPKIGPLGLSPKKVGEDIAKATKEFKGIKVTVQLKIQNRQAAASVVPSASSLVITALKEPPRDRKKDKNIKHSGNIQLDEIIEIARQMKDKSFGRTLASVAKEILGTAQSVGCRVDFKNPHDIIEGINAGEIEIPEN, encoded by the coding sequence ATGCCTCCAAAGTTTGATCCTAATGAAGTTAAATACTTATACCTAAGAGCCGTTGGTGGTGAAGTCGGTGCTTCTGCTGCTTTAGCTCCAAAGATTGGTCCTTTGGGTCTATCGCCAAAGAAGGTCGGTGAAGATATTGCCAAGGCTACCAAGGAATTCAAAGGTATCAAGGTTACCGTCCAATTAAAGATTCAAAACAGACAAGCTGCTGCCTCTGTTGTCCCATCTGCTTCCTCTTTGGTTATCACTGCTTTGAAGGAACCTCCAAGAGACAGAAAGAAGGATAAGAACATCAAGCACAGTGGTAACATCCAATTGGATGAGATCATTGAAATTGCCAGACAAATGAAAGACAAATCCTTCGGTAGAACTTTGGCTTCCGTCGCCAAAGAGATCTTAGGTACTGCTCAATCCGTCGGCTGTCGCGTCGATTTCAAGAATCCTCATGATATCATTGAAGGCATCAATGCCGGTGAAATCGAAATTCCAGAAAATTAG
- the MAK10 gene encoding Mak10p (similar to Saccharomyces cerevisiae MAK10 (YEL053C); ancestral locus Anc_5.521), whose amino-acid sequence MEVDNILGSLSITDDFDQLVDVTSLFNELCSKLKPETIVKDPRFDLFEGTHSLEVNNSKLDSSLIELTAEEVEFNLDVAYEPPLASVTAIADRLLRCVISWLNEYQTLPTTVLSCRYTESLLSSLIEGTSAGPFWHTGDDLYDKVLVSCVLGVCYLTKFVQRLLSAGIVFEEEDLNYNSMGFNTFNNLPEQDAIINSIIESLQLLETYSDDSLHLTMLKHILKIMLCLVHLEDHLTNYSTETMHLDELIENANLVNGILPQLQLSPPSGSFSTHIQKHRSNQFPPRKITKLPTDYSGFITISEDIKTVLLVYKADSALETYQFARFFNKLKQRHVIARILFPLIFIRDDRTVLGRFSFTHFYSLHVKEFSAQTPSKLLSNIGSELIQESSNILLEWYQNSSQNTCRYRQGFNRQLILWDSLQAQFEGINPQIYCSWTYFMKLSSMIEFSLKGFDLNIYKPFEAYSMFWYVYYLSHHLENLLKDCQNDIESNVNAIHSMNKKLKKLKAGDKKDQLRLKYRFAMDNEMEQLQTTKQFLNYLLEEVGITKSLCLIEVFQFAILKSFHLIDNKNDVPLKFSNEKLIHNLRFKPFNSIGVPELPEYEVFQQTLKDFTITEEEETAFDIKVERATTFIENEAHKIIASIDEIMRGIKGGDNNGVLVTGTRLVQELSLEYYSKLKHTSKALAVNSKVVIGALKRIIEDKDSDNYRVELIHTADGWNYFPIQTLKVKENRHK is encoded by the coding sequence ATGGAGGTGGACAATATATTAGGTTCTCTGAGCATTACCGATGACTTTGACCAATTGGTTGACGTGACAAGCCTTTTTAATGAACTCTGTTCGAAATTAAAACCAGAGACCATCGTCAAAGATCCCAGGTTTGATCTATTCGAGGGCACACATTCCTTGGAGGTCAACAACTCCAAGTTGGATTCAAGTCTCATAGAGCTGACTGCAGAAGAAGTAGAATTTAATTTGGACGTCGCATATGAACCGCCACTCGCAAGCGTGACAGCTATAGCAGATAGATTGCTAAGATGTGTTATCTCATGGCTCAACGAGTATCAGACTCTACCTACGACCGTATTGAGCTGTAGATACACGGAAAGCCTGTTATCGTCATTGATTGAGGGAACAAGTGCTGGTCCATTTTGGCATACGGGCGATGATTTGTATGATAAAGTGCTCGTGAGCTGCGTACTTGGAGTTTGTTACTTAACAAAATTTGTGCAGAGACTCTTGAGTGCTGGCAtcgtttttgaagaagaggatttGAACTATAATAGCATGGGTTTTAACACGTTCAATAATTTGCCGGAACAAGATGCTATTATTAATAGCATCATAGAAAGTCTCCAACTACTGGAAACATATTCAGATGATAGCTTACATTTGACTATGCTGAAACATATACTTAAGATCATGCTTTGCTTAGTCCATTTAGAAGACCATCTGACAAACTACTCGACAGAAACAATGCACTTGGATGAACTAATCGAAAATGCTAACCTTGTCAATGGTATACTTCCGCAACTACAATTGTCTCCACCAAGCGGTTCATTCTCTACACATATACAAAAGCACAGGTCTAATCAATTCCCTCCCAGGAAAATTACAAAATTACCCACAGATTACAGCGGTTTCATTACAATTTCAGAGGATATTAAAACAGTACTGCTCGTGTACAAAGCAGACTCTGCGTTGGAAACCTATCAGTTTGCgagatttttcaacaaattgaaaCAGAGGCATGTTATCGCAAGAATCTTATTCCCCTTGATTTTCATCAGAGACGACAGAACTGTCTTGGGAAGATTCTCGTTCACCCACTTTTATTCACTGCATGTCAAGGAGTTTTCAGCACAAACTCCATCAAAACTTTTATCCAATATAGGTAGTGAACTTATTCAGGAAAGTTCCAATATCCTCCTGGAATGGTACCAAAACTCATCCCAAAATACGTGTAGATATAGACAGGGTTTCAACCGGCAACTAATACTATGGGATTCTCTCCAAGCCCAATTCGAAGGCATCAATCCACAAATTTACTGTTCATGGacatattttatgaaaCTATCAAGTATGATCGAGTTTTCCCTGAAGGGGTTCGACTTAAATATCTACAAGCCTTTTGAAGCCTACTCTATGTTTTGGTATGTCTATTATTTAAGTCACcacttggaaaatttgttgaaagatTGTCAAAATGATATCGAATCAAATGTTAATGCCATCCATTCAATGAAtaagaaactgaaaaaattgaaagctGGTGATAAGAAGGACCAATTGAGATTAAAGTATAGGTTCGCCATGGACAATGAAATGGAGCAATTACAGACTACCAAACAGTTTTTGAACTATCTTTTGGAAGAGGTTGGTATCACCAAGTCGTTATGCTTGATAGAGGTTTTCCAATTCGCAATTTTGAAGTCATTCCATTTAattgataataaaaacgACGTCCCCCTGAAGTTTTCTAATGAAAAGTTAATTCATAATTTGAGGTTCAAGCCATTTAATTCGATTGGTGTCCCTGAGTTACCGGAAtatgaagtttttcaacaaactctcaaagattttactattactgaagaagaggaaactGCTTTTGACATAAAAGTAGAAAGAGCTACCACCTTCATTGAAAACGAAGCACATAAGATCATTGCTTCTATTGATGAGATAATGCGAGGCATTAAAGGAGGAGATAATAACGGTGTCCTGGTCACAGGAACAAGATTGGTTCAAGAGTTATCTCTTGAGTACTATTCCAAACTGAAGCACACTTCTAAAGCTCTTGCGGTCAATTCAAAAGTCGTCATTGGCGCTTTGAAGAGGATCATCGAGGACAAGGACTCCGACAACTACAGAGTTGAATTAATTCATACAGCGGACGGCTGGAACTACTTCCCTATACAAACGTTGAAAGTGAAGGAAAATCGCCATAAGTGA